A window of Tautonia plasticadhaerens contains these coding sequences:
- a CDS encoding BCCT family transporter has protein sequence MDDRPRPGRGRIGLFHVALPSCVIVALTGILWPETFSGAVSELTSTFFETLDWFFMGSVTGFLVLAAWLAIGPYGSITLGRPGDTPEFSTASWLAMLFAAGMGVGLLFWGVAEPMTHFASPPLGEPLSPEAARQAIVLTMLHWGFHAWAVYSVGALVLAYFHYRRGTSFLAGAPIRAAFTGRWVRPVADLADLVAVLAVALGVAGSLAMGVFQLQTGLNLVVGTPADATWFALLLLLVLFAAFMTSAATSLDKGIKILSNVNMSLAILLMAFVLLVGPTPFLLRCLITGLGDYLSALPSLSFRLYPHEDLREWVGSWTLTYFIWWIAWAPFVGIFIARISKGRTIRGFVAGVLLVPTAFSLVWFSVFGGMGIYEETHGAGGIASVVEEDVTTALFALLDRLPAPALLMGTALVLLFVFVVTSVDSATYVLGMLTSRGAMDPPRSRKFAWGITLAALGAALTLSKNIAVVRAGAISFALPLTLILLLQAAALVRSLATDPGRARGSGRTEGAAVDRPRPGVEEA, from the coding sequence ATGGACGACCGACCTCGCCCCGGGAGGGGGCGGATCGGGCTGTTTCACGTCGCCTTGCCGAGCTGCGTGATCGTGGCCCTGACCGGGATCCTCTGGCCCGAGACGTTCTCCGGCGCCGTCTCCGAACTGACCTCGACGTTCTTCGAGACGCTCGACTGGTTCTTCATGGGCTCGGTGACCGGGTTCCTGGTGCTGGCCGCCTGGCTGGCGATCGGGCCGTATGGGTCGATCACGCTGGGCCGGCCGGGGGACACGCCGGAGTTCTCCACGGCCTCCTGGCTGGCGATGCTCTTCGCGGCGGGCATGGGGGTGGGGCTGCTGTTCTGGGGCGTCGCCGAGCCGATGACCCACTTCGCCTCGCCCCCGCTGGGTGAGCCGCTTTCCCCCGAGGCGGCGAGGCAGGCGATCGTGCTGACGATGCTGCACTGGGGCTTCCACGCCTGGGCGGTCTACAGCGTCGGGGCCCTGGTGCTGGCGTATTTCCACTACCGCAGGGGGACCTCCTTCCTGGCCGGGGCGCCGATCCGGGCGGCCTTCACCGGGAGGTGGGTGAGGCCGGTGGCGGACCTGGCCGACCTGGTCGCGGTGCTGGCGGTGGCCCTGGGCGTGGCGGGGTCGCTGGCGATGGGGGTCTTCCAGCTCCAGACGGGCCTGAACCTGGTGGTGGGCACGCCGGCCGACGCGACCTGGTTCGCGTTGCTCCTGCTGCTCGTCCTCTTCGCCGCCTTCATGACCTCGGCGGCGACCTCGCTGGACAAGGGGATCAAGATCCTCAGCAACGTGAACATGTCGCTGGCGATCCTGCTGATGGCCTTCGTCCTGCTCGTCGGGCCGACGCCGTTCCTGCTCCGCTGCCTCATCACCGGCCTGGGGGACTACCTCTCGGCGCTGCCGAGCCTCTCGTTCCGGCTCTACCCCCATGAAGATCTGAGGGAGTGGGTGGGCTCCTGGACGTTGACCTATTTCATCTGGTGGATCGCCTGGGCGCCGTTCGTGGGGATCTTCATCGCCCGGATCAGCAAGGGGAGGACGATCCGGGGGTTCGTCGCGGGCGTCCTGCTGGTGCCGACGGCCTTCTCGCTGGTCTGGTTCTCCGTCTTCGGCGGCATGGGGATCTACGAGGAGACCCACGGGGCCGGCGGGATCGCCTCGGTGGTGGAGGAGGACGTGACGACGGCGCTGTTCGCGCTGCTGGACCGCCTGCCGGCCCCGGCGTTGCTGATGGGGACGGCCCTCGTGCTGCTGTTCGTCTTCGTGGTGACGAGCGTGGACAGCGCCACGTACGTGCTCGGCATGCTGACGAGCCGGGGGGCGATGGACCCCCCTCGGTCCCGGAAGTTCGCCTGGGGGATCACCCTGGCGGCCCTCGGGGCCGCGCTGACGCTGAGCAAGAACATCGCGGTGGTCCGGGCCGGGGCGATCAGCTTCGCCCTGCCCCTGACGCTCATCCTGCTCCTGCAGGCGGCGGCGCTGGTCCGGTCGCTCGCCACCGACCCGGGGCGGGCCCGGGGATCGGGGCGCACGGAAGGCGCGGCGGTCGACCGGCCTCGGCCCGGCGTGGAGGAGGCCTGA
- a CDS encoding sirohydrochlorin chelatase produces MPRDDVTAVLLIAHGSRHEPANADLRRLAARMAGEGRYPIVEPGFLELTTPEIPEAGDRCVSRGATRVLMLPYFLSMGVHLLRDLTAAREGLAARHPGVSFLLGPPLGPDPMLDRLVADRVSRLDAGELSPIDTPSAEAAARFAPRDG; encoded by the coding sequence ATGCCCCGAGACGACGTGACCGCCGTGCTGCTCATCGCCCACGGCAGCCGGCATGAGCCGGCCAACGCCGACCTGCGACGGCTCGCCGCCCGGATGGCGGGCGAGGGCCGCTACCCGATCGTCGAGCCCGGATTCCTGGAGCTGACGACGCCGGAGATCCCCGAGGCGGGGGACCGATGCGTCTCCCGGGGGGCGACCCGGGTCCTGATGTTGCCGTACTTCCTGTCGATGGGCGTCCACCTGCTGCGGGACCTGACCGCCGCCCGGGAGGGCCTGGCCGCCCGGCACCCGGGGGTGTCGTTCCTGCTCGGGCCCCCGCTGGGGCCCGACCCGATGCTCGACCGGCTGGTGGCCGATCGCGTCTCCCGGCTCGACGCCGGGGAGCTGTCGCCGATCGACACCCCCTCGGCCGAGGCCGCCGCCCGGTTCGCGCCGAGGGACGGCTGA
- a CDS encoding helix-turn-helix transcriptional regulator — MGKSSRPRLRELRDAYRLVGECRDLGGRVRDWREHLLAGLRRLVGAQVGLAAEVRGDGPTWKEALHAPADVGWDSAAARAVLMDFEMERSPADDVTFAPLVGLARPLVTRRREQLIADDAWYSSAVFNEYRRTSGVDDWVHSLSALGDPRAIHLIVLLRPPGAARFAERERRLVHLLHHELARLVGPVLLREPDRVITGLPPRLRQVLECLLEGDSEKQVAVRLGLSRPTVHEYVTALYRRFEVSSRAELLARCLRLQAR; from the coding sequence ATGGGCAAGTCGTCCAGGCCCCGGCTGCGCGAGCTCAGGGATGCGTACCGCCTGGTCGGCGAGTGCCGCGACCTCGGCGGCCGGGTGCGGGATTGGAGGGAGCACCTGCTCGCCGGGCTCCGTCGCCTCGTCGGCGCCCAGGTCGGCCTGGCGGCAGAGGTGCGCGGCGACGGGCCCACCTGGAAGGAGGCCCTGCACGCGCCGGCCGACGTCGGCTGGGACTCGGCCGCCGCCCGGGCGGTGCTGATGGACTTCGAGATGGAGCGGAGCCCGGCAGACGACGTCACCTTCGCGCCGCTGGTCGGCCTGGCGCGGCCGCTGGTGACGCGGAGGCGCGAGCAGCTCATCGCCGACGACGCCTGGTACTCCTCGGCCGTCTTCAACGAGTATCGTCGGACCTCCGGGGTGGATGACTGGGTCCACTCGCTATCCGCGCTGGGCGATCCGCGGGCGATCCACCTCATCGTCCTGCTCCGCCCGCCCGGCGCGGCGCGGTTCGCCGAGCGGGAGCGTCGCCTGGTGCACCTGCTCCACCACGAGCTCGCTCGGCTGGTGGGCCCGGTGCTGCTCCGCGAGCCGGACCGGGTCATCACCGGGCTCCCGCCCCGGCTCCGCCAGGTCCTCGAGTGTTTGCTCGAAGGGGATAGTGAGAAGCAGGTCGCGGTGCGGCTGGGGCTGAGCCGCCCCACCGTGCACGAGTACGTGACGGCCCTGTACCGGCGCTTCGAGGTGTCGAGCCGGGCGGAGCTGCTCGCCCGCTGCCTCCGCCTGCAGGCCCGGTGA
- a CDS encoding protein kinase domain-containing protein, producing MSSDPTCPLWGDALSAEAPLGLCPACVRRAGPAGDTAGGLEPDAVTRSFRLSDPTAIAAGPANLAPGTVRCFGDYELLEEIARGGMGVVYRARQISLNRPVALKVIRAGHLADEGDVRRFRLEAEAAAALDHPGIVPVFEVGRHRGQDFFSMGYVAGRSLAQELAAGPLPSRRAAELLQQVAEAVAYAHGRGVLHRDLKPANILLDGRGRPRVTDFGLAKRVEGDSGLTRSGAVVGTPSYMPPEQAEGRNVEVGPAADVYGLGATLYAALTGRPPFQAATVADTLRQVVERDPVPPRRLNAAVPRDLETICLKCLEKPAERRCASAGELAADLGRWLEGRPIRARPVSPPERTWRWCRRNPVVAALSTALSLLLVAAAVGATLAAIQLRHTAEEYRRLFVRQLVDAGVRSLDRGDPLGSLPWFAEALRRDGADPDRERDHRIRLAAVLGGCPRLVQVWGHDGGVASAVYDAAGRRVVTASNDKTARVWDAVTGQLIASLRHGDAVRHAAFSPDGRRIVTASVDGRARIWDASTGDLLETLEHGTGVQHAAFSPDGRRVVTAGHDGAARIWELAIGGQPKLLRHGAMVWHATFSPDGSRVVTASNDKTARVWDADTGAPVTSPLEHDRQVRRGAFSPDGRRVVTACYDGTARVWDADTGMPLTTLVHDGIVWHAAFSPDGSRVVTASHDGTARVWDADTGMPLTSPLKHRTLALYAAFSPDGRRVVTASDDKTARVWDSDTGALRATLVHCGPVQRAAFSPDGRRVVTASDDGTARVWDVAVEMPRLTLRHGPGVWSTSFSPDGRYVVTAGEDGAARIWDAATGAHLRTLEHNSAVLHVQHAAFSPDGRYVVTAGEDGAARIWDAATGAHLRTLKHGAMVWHAAFDPDGSRVITAGGDAPVGRTINRIDRVARPATEGVAPGEGTAKVWDAATGVLIATLSHGSIVTHAAFSPDGSRVVTAGNDGTARVWDAHTGVPISRPLRHGNGEDYAVVYASFSPDGSRIATACYDGTARVWDAHTGRELLSRSLMHGRSVAVAAFSPDGTRVLTASEDGTARVWDADSGKPITPSMAHGRPVWHATFSPDGRAVVTASDDGTARVWDADTGAPLTPHLGHGRVVRHAAFSPDGSRVVTAGDDGTARIWGLRPDARPVGDLVRIARVLSGHQFQETGGLITVGPDDLRRDWLWLRARYPSQSAPVE from the coding sequence ATGTCGTCCGACCCGACCTGCCCGCTCTGGGGCGACGCGCTATCGGCCGAGGCCCCGCTCGGGCTCTGCCCGGCCTGCGTGCGGCGGGCCGGCCCGGCCGGCGACACGGCCGGGGGCCTCGAGCCGGACGCGGTGACCCGATCGTTCCGCCTGTCGGACCCGACCGCGATCGCGGCCGGGCCGGCGAACTTGGCGCCGGGCACGGTCCGCTGCTTCGGCGACTACGAGCTGCTGGAGGAGATCGCCCGGGGCGGCATGGGCGTCGTCTACCGCGCCCGCCAGATCAGCCTCAACCGCCCCGTGGCCCTGAAGGTGATCCGGGCCGGGCACCTCGCCGACGAGGGCGACGTCCGTCGTTTCCGCCTGGAGGCCGAGGCGGCCGCCGCCCTGGACCACCCCGGCATCGTGCCCGTCTTCGAGGTCGGCCGCCACCGCGGCCAGGACTTCTTCTCGATGGGCTACGTCGCCGGCCGCAGCCTGGCCCAGGAGCTGGCCGCGGGCCCCCTGCCGTCGCGCCGCGCCGCCGAGCTGCTCCAGCAGGTGGCCGAGGCCGTCGCGTACGCCCACGGCCGCGGCGTCCTGCACCGCGACCTGAAGCCGGCCAACATCCTCCTGGACGGGCGCGGCCGGCCGCGGGTGACCGACTTCGGCCTGGCCAAGCGGGTCGAGGGCGACAGCGGCCTGACCCGCTCGGGGGCTGTCGTGGGCACTCCCAGCTACATGCCGCCCGAGCAAGCCGAGGGCCGCAATGTCGAGGTCGGGCCGGCGGCCGACGTGTACGGCCTCGGGGCGACGCTGTACGCGGCGTTGACCGGCCGGCCGCCGTTCCAGGCGGCGACGGTGGCCGACACGCTCCGGCAAGTCGTGGAACGTGATCCGGTGCCGCCGCGGCGGCTGAACGCAGCCGTGCCGCGCGACCTGGAGACGATCTGCCTGAAGTGCCTGGAGAAGCCGGCCGAGCGGCGGTGCGCCTCGGCGGGCGAGCTGGCGGCGGACCTGGGCCGGTGGCTGGAGGGCCGCCCGATCCGCGCGCGGCCCGTCTCGCCGCCGGAGCGGACCTGGCGCTGGTGCCGTCGCAACCCGGTAGTTGCCGCCCTGTCGACCGCCCTGTCACTGCTGCTGGTCGCGGCGGCCGTCGGCGCGACGCTGGCGGCGATCCAGCTCCGACACACCGCCGAGGAATACCGCCGCCTCTTCGTCCGGCAGCTCGTCGACGCCGGTGTCCGGTCCCTGGATCGGGGGGACCCGCTGGGCTCGCTCCCCTGGTTCGCCGAGGCACTCCGCCGCGATGGCGCCGACCCGGATCGCGAGCGGGACCATCGCATCCGGCTCGCCGCCGTCCTGGGCGGCTGCCCCCGCCTGGTCCAGGTCTGGGGCCACGACGGCGGGGTCGCCTCCGCGGTCTACGACGCCGCCGGCCGCCGCGTCGTCACCGCCAGCAATGACAAGACGGCCCGCGTCTGGGACGCGGTGACCGGGCAACTGATCGCGTCACTGAGGCACGGCGACGCGGTGCGGCACGCGGCGTTCAGCCCCGACGGCCGCCGCATCGTCACGGCGAGCGTGGACGGTCGGGCACGAATCTGGGATGCCTCCACCGGGGACCTGCTCGAGACCCTGGAGCACGGCACTGGGGTGCAGCACGCGGCGTTCAGCCCCGACGGCCGTCGCGTCGTCACCGCCGGCCACGACGGCGCGGCCCGGATCTGGGAGCTCGCGATCGGCGGCCAGCCGAAGCTCTTGAGGCATGGCGCCATGGTCTGGCACGCGACGTTCAGCCCCGACGGCTCCCGCGTCGTCACCGCCAGCAATGACAAGACGGCGCGGGTCTGGGACGCCGACACCGGGGCACCCGTCACGTCACCGCTGGAGCACGACCGACAGGTGCGGCGCGGCGCGTTCAGCCCCGACGGCCGCCGCGTCGTCACGGCCTGCTACGACGGGACGGCGCGGGTCTGGGACGCCGACACCGGCATGCCCCTCACGACCCTCGTGCACGACGGCATCGTCTGGCACGCGGCGTTCAGCCCCGACGGCTCCCGCGTCGTCACCGCCAGCCACGACGGGACGGCGCGGGTCTGGGACGCCGACACCGGCATGCCCCTCACGTCGCCGCTAAAGCACAGGACGCTCGCGTTGTACGCGGCGTTCAGCCCCGACGGCCGCCGCGTCGTCACCGCCAGCGACGACAAGACGGCGCGGGTCTGGGACTCCGACACCGGCGCGCTGCGTGCCACGCTGGTGCATTGCGGGCCGGTGCAGCGGGCGGCGTTCAGCCCCGACGGCCGCCGCGTCGTCACCGCCAGCGACGACGGCACGGCCCGTGTCTGGGATGTGGCCGTCGAGATGCCACGCCTGACCCTGAGGCACGGTCCCGGCGTGTGGAGCACGTCGTTCAGCCCCGACGGCCGCTATGTCGTCACCGCGGGCGAGGACGGCGCGGCCCGGATCTGGGACGCGGCCACCGGCGCGCACCTCAGGACCCTTGAGCACAACTCGGCCGTGTTGCACGTGCAGCACGCGGCGTTCAGCCCCGACGGCCGCTATGTCGTCACCGCGGGCGAGGACGGCGCGGCCCGGATCTGGGACGCGGCCACCGGCGCGCACCTCAGGACCCTGAAGCACGGCGCCATGGTCTGGCACGCGGCGTTCGATCCCGACGGGTCCCGCGTCATCACGGCCGGCGGAGACGCCCCGGTGGGGCGGACCATCAATCGAATCGATCGGGTCGCCAGGCCCGCGACCGAGGGCGTGGCCCCGGGCGAGGGCACGGCCAAGGTCTGGGATGCGGCGACCGGCGTGCTGATCGCAACCCTGAGTCACGGCTCGATCGTGACGCATGCGGCGTTCAGCCCCGACGGCTCCCGCGTCGTCACCGCCGGCAACGACGGCACGGCGCGGGTCTGGGACGCCCACACCGGCGTCCCAATCTCACGCCCGCTCCGGCACGGCAACGGGGAGGATTACGCGGTGGTCTACGCGTCGTTCAGCCCGGACGGGTCGCGCATCGCTACGGCCTGCTACGACGGGACGGCGCGGGTCTGGGACGCCCACACCGGCCGCGAGCTTCTCTCACGGTCGTTGATGCACGGCCGCTCGGTGGCGGTTGCCGCGTTCAGCCCGGACGGGACGCGCGTCCTCACCGCCAGCGAGGACGGCACGGCGCGGGTCTGGGATGCTGACTCCGGCAAGCCGATCACGCCGTCGATGGCGCATGGCCGGCCTGTGTGGCACGCCACGTTCAGCCCCGACGGCCGTGCCGTCGTCACCGCCAGCGACGACGGGACGGCGCGGGTCTGGGACGCCGACACCGGAGCTCCCCTGACACCTCATCTCGGCCACGGGAGAGTCGTGCGGCACGCGGCGTTCAGTCCCGACGGCTCCCGCGTCGTCACCGCCGGCGACGACGGCACGGCCCGGATCTGGGGCCTCCGGCCCGACGCTCGGCCGGTGGGAGACCTCGTCCGGATCGCCCGCGTCCTCTCGGGACATCAATTCCAGGAGACCGGAGGGCTCATCACCGTCGGCCCGGACGACCTGCGACGCGACTGGCTGTGGCTCCGGGCACGCTACCCGTCGCAATCCGCCCCGGTTGAGTGA
- a CDS encoding lipase family protein, whose protein sequence is MAHDQRTEAAAPDGEAQGPADGQPSVEQAATVLDAALAVNAEAHRLILTFALAGALVTALPSASWMYELKLVVVLLLNGFMIREVGRRWGNSRGQGPLTIAIAALGLIGAVAVAVMAFMVVFSISLYVPVVRSWAEAAAYFALTLAVGRVANEYFQGARTVDRDRLARLIARRRARRGAEQQREAARWTRRRVLLGGVGLGLVAGSVADFFRWRRSVARGRAPVEGAVGDPFAAAYATEAAWQAEVRSILDLGERVAIPPPRVPYDRDEARRMIFACKMAVMQYRIGRAAPDYSGNVTRVREFAQVFGDDPMMARFFAEAIQFRDRFGTSDQVATLVAEQEFYEQYLDVEHPPLWEGAESPMQRLVRPVETALYETVPRYVRHEYRLPVFVGFVLKTERANVVVFRGTQTSAEWLHNLSSTQRPYTDPESGRFCGWIHGGFLAMAAQIRPRPVEVAALLDPSKPCYIAGHSLGSAVATIWALRLALLRPELSEQIRLYSFAGPRVGDPAFVKAFGELVPNAYRVVNLADSITLVPASTMGKTFAHVGQQVSFVGAAGELLLNHVVDLYQLALDRGVETTEELPPVRT, encoded by the coding sequence ATGGCGCATGATCAGCGAACCGAGGCCGCCGCGCCGGACGGCGAGGCGCAGGGCCCGGCGGACGGACAACCCTCGGTCGAGCAGGCGGCGACGGTCCTGGACGCCGCCTTGGCGGTCAACGCGGAGGCCCACCGGCTCATCCTGACCTTCGCGCTGGCCGGCGCCCTGGTGACGGCCCTGCCGTCGGCCTCCTGGATGTACGAGCTGAAGCTCGTCGTCGTCCTGCTCCTCAACGGGTTCATGATCCGCGAGGTCGGCCGGCGCTGGGGGAATTCCCGGGGCCAGGGGCCGCTGACGATCGCGATCGCTGCTTTGGGGCTGATCGGGGCGGTGGCGGTGGCGGTGATGGCGTTCATGGTCGTCTTCTCGATCAGCCTGTACGTGCCGGTGGTCCGCAGCTGGGCCGAGGCGGCCGCCTACTTCGCCCTGACCCTGGCCGTCGGCCGGGTGGCCAACGAGTATTTCCAGGGGGCCCGCACGGTGGACCGCGATCGGCTCGCCCGGCTGATCGCCCGGCGTCGGGCCCGCCGGGGGGCGGAGCAGCAGCGGGAGGCGGCCCGATGGACCCGGCGCCGAGTCCTGCTGGGCGGCGTCGGGTTGGGGCTCGTGGCGGGCAGCGTGGCCGACTTCTTCCGCTGGCGGCGCTCGGTCGCCCGGGGGAGGGCCCCGGTCGAGGGGGCGGTCGGGGACCCCTTCGCCGCCGCTTACGCGACGGAGGCGGCCTGGCAGGCGGAGGTGCGGTCGATCCTGGACCTCGGCGAACGGGTCGCGATCCCTCCGCCGAGGGTCCCCTACGACCGCGACGAGGCCCGCCGGATGATCTTCGCCTGCAAGATGGCCGTGATGCAGTACCGCATCGGCCGGGCGGCTCCCGACTACTCGGGGAATGTGACCCGCGTCCGGGAGTTCGCGCAGGTCTTCGGCGACGACCCGATGATGGCCCGCTTCTTCGCCGAGGCCATCCAGTTCCGCGACCGCTTCGGCACCTCGGACCAGGTCGCCACGCTCGTGGCCGAGCAGGAGTTCTACGAGCAATACCTGGACGTGGAGCACCCTCCCCTCTGGGAAGGGGCCGAGAGCCCGATGCAGCGCCTCGTCCGGCCGGTCGAGACGGCGCTCTATGAGACGGTGCCCCGCTACGTCCGCCACGAGTACCGCCTCCCGGTCTTCGTCGGCTTCGTGCTGAAGACCGAGCGCGCCAACGTGGTCGTCTTCCGGGGCACGCAGACCTCGGCCGAGTGGCTGCACAACCTCTCCAGCACCCAACGCCCCTACACCGACCCCGAGTCGGGCCGGTTCTGCGGCTGGATCCACGGCGGCTTCCTGGCGATGGCCGCCCAGATCCGGCCCAGGCCCGTCGAGGTGGCCGCGCTGCTCGACCCGTCGAAGCCCTGCTACATCGCCGGGCATAGCCTCGGCTCGGCGGTGGCGACGATCTGGGCCTTGAGGCTGGCGCTGCTCCGGCCGGAGCTGTCGGAGCAAATCCGCCTCTATTCGTTCGCAGGCCCTCGGGTCGGCGACCCTGCCTTTGTCAAGGCGTTCGGCGAGCTGGTCCCCAACGCCTATCGGGTCGTCAACCTGGCCGACAGCATCACGCTCGTGCCGGCCTCGACGATGGGCAAGACGTTCGCGCACGTCGGCCAGCAGGTCTCCTTCGTCGGCGCCGCCGGCGAGCTGCTGCTCAACCACGTGGTCGACCTCTACCAGCTCGCCCTGGATCGTGGCGTCGAGACGACCGAGGAGCTGCCCCCGGTCCGCACCTGA
- a CDS encoding glycosyltransferase family 4 protein, whose amino-acid sequence MTQASASTSARPTGPGGPADAVPEVAIVAQHASLEFGGEAALPFHFFRVLRKRGVGARLVVHERCRDAVAGAFPDDLDRVVFVPDRAIHRLLWRVGSVLPGRVAAMTTDTLLTLVTQWQLRRAARDLIRDHGVGLVHQPIPVSPKAPSLIGGLGVPVIIGPMNGGMDFPDAFRGYDGAATRLLYQVGRRASWLAHRLIPGKLRADALLVANRRTALALPSGARGEVIELVENGVDLDVWDAPDDPRPDSDRDGLPRFAFLGRLVDWKAVDLLLEAFARVVAQAPALLEILGDGPMRPSLEEKARGLGLIGGDGPDRVEFLGWQPQAECSRRLSRADALVLPSLYECGGAVVLEAMAMARPVVATDWGGPADYLDPSCGILVPPDSREGFVSGLASAMLRLAGDPDLRRRMGAAGRRKVVDQYAWDRKAEAILAIYARVASRAPGRPVG is encoded by the coding sequence ATGACGCAGGCCAGCGCCTCGACCAGTGCCCGACCGACCGGCCCCGGAGGCCCGGCCGACGCCGTGCCGGAGGTGGCGATCGTCGCCCAGCACGCCTCGCTGGAGTTCGGGGGGGAGGCCGCCCTGCCCTTCCACTTCTTCCGGGTGCTCCGCAAGCGGGGCGTCGGCGCCCGGCTGGTCGTCCACGAGCGCTGCCGGGACGCCGTGGCCGGGGCCTTCCCCGACGACCTCGACCGCGTCGTCTTCGTCCCCGACCGGGCCATCCACCGCCTGCTCTGGCGGGTCGGCTCGGTGCTGCCGGGTCGGGTCGCCGCCATGACGACCGACACGCTGTTGACCCTGGTCACCCAGTGGCAGCTCCGCCGGGCCGCCCGGGATCTGATCCGGGACCACGGCGTCGGCCTCGTGCACCAGCCGATCCCGGTCTCGCCGAAGGCCCCCTCGCTGATCGGCGGCCTGGGGGTGCCGGTCATCATCGGGCCGATGAACGGCGGCATGGACTTCCCCGACGCCTTCCGCGGCTACGACGGCGCGGCCACCCGGCTGCTCTACCAGGTCGGCCGACGCGCCTCCTGGCTCGCCCACCGGCTGATCCCCGGCAAGCTCCGGGCCGACGCCCTGCTCGTCGCCAACCGGCGGACCGCCCTCGCGCTGCCCTCCGGGGCCAGGGGGGAGGTGATCGAACTGGTCGAGAACGGCGTCGACCTCGACGTCTGGGACGCCCCCGACGACCCCCGGCCCGACTCCGACCGGGACGGCCTCCCCCGCTTCGCCTTCCTCGGCCGCCTGGTGGACTGGAAGGCCGTCGACCTGCTGCTGGAGGCCTTCGCCCGGGTCGTCGCGCAGGCCCCCGCCCTCCTGGAGATCCTCGGCGACGGCCCGATGCGCCCCTCCCTGGAAGAAAAGGCCCGGGGACTCGGCCTGATCGGCGGCGACGGCCCCGACCGCGTCGAGTTCCTCGGCTGGCAGCCCCAGGCCGAGTGCTCCCGGCGGCTCTCCCGGGCCGACGCCCTGGTGCTCCCCAGCCTCTACGAATGCGGCGGCGCCGTCGTCCTGGAGGCGATGGCGATGGCCCGACCCGTCGTCGCCACCGACTGGGGGGGCCCGGCCGACTACCTCGACCCGAGTTGCGGGATCCTCGTCCCGCCCGACTCCCGGGAGGGCTTCGTCTCGGGCCTCGCCTCGGCCATGCTCCGGCTGGCCGGCGACCCGGACCTCCGCCGCCGGATGGGAGCGGCCGGGCGCCGGAAGGTCGTCGATCAGTACGCCTGGGACCGCAAGGCCGAGGCGATCCTCGCCATCTACGCCCGGGTCGCCTCCCGGGCCCCCGGCCGGCCCGTCGGCTGA
- a CDS encoding DinB family protein, with protein sequence MNATDVIRSTIDMSAMFVDTYLKDLSDADLLIRPVEGMNHIAWQLGHLIGSERHFVELIKPGTSPALPPGFQEAHAKGTHAEDDPSKFYPRERYQELWGAQRRATLALLESLSDEDLDRTDETFPSFAPTVGAIMNMVGSHPIMHVGQFVAVRRKLGKPITI encoded by the coding sequence ATGAACGCCACGGACGTGATCCGCAGCACCATCGACATGAGCGCGATGTTCGTCGACACCTACCTGAAGGACCTCTCCGACGCCGACCTGCTCATCCGGCCGGTGGAGGGGATGAACCACATCGCCTGGCAGCTCGGGCACCTGATCGGGTCCGAGCGGCACTTCGTCGAGTTGATCAAGCCCGGCACCTCGCCCGCCCTGCCGCCCGGCTTCCAGGAGGCACACGCCAAGGGCACGCACGCCGAGGACGACCCCTCGAAGTTCTACCCCCGGGAGCGATACCAGGAACTCTGGGGGGCCCAACGCCGGGCCACCCTCGCCCTGCTCGAGAGCCTCTCCGACGAGGACCTCGACCGCACCGACGAGACGTTCCCGTCGTTCGCCCCCACCGTCGGCGCCATCATGAACATGGTGGGCAGCCACCCGATCATGCACGTCGGCCAGTTCGTCGCCGTCCGCCGCAAGCTGGGCAAGCCGATCACCATTTGA